The sequence CTCACCAGCAAAGGACCAGACCAGAGCAACCGAAGCAATCGCATCCTGGCAACAAGTGACCAAGACTGAAACACAGGATGGGGGATCAGCAATGCCTTCCAAGAAAATCGTTCAGAGACAAGGGATGAAGCTGTCAAAGAAGACAACgacacacaggaaggaagaagggagggagaggggggagggaaaaaatGGAGTCAGTTGTACCAGCCCTTCCAAAAGTAAGCAAAGCTGAGAGATTACAACCAGGCtcttttccattaaatatttattttattttatgtgtatagttctttaacctttatttctattttatgtgtatgggtgttttacctgcatgttcGCCATGTGTATGTAGTGGTCATGGATACCAGAAGGAGGTGTGCTGGATCCCTGAGACTGTAGTTACagtagctgtgagccaccatgtgggtgttaggaatttaACCTGGTCCTCTTGAAGAacgaccagtgctcttaatcactgagccatctctccagccccttatgaGGATGAAACTGTACCATGGGTGTGTAGAAGGTCCTCAGGGGTGaggagagggtgttgggtcccagcgaactggagttataaactgTTGAGAGCCACTAGACAGGCAATGGTTCTCAGCAGAAGGAAAAAGCAGAAAGCTACATCTCCAGTTCCCAAGGTGACCTCACTAACAGGATCCCTTCTGACTTCGGCTTCTAAATGCACTTTGCTTATTTCTTCCAGGTACAGACATATTTCAGGATTTTCTCATGAGTTCTGTGATAGATGGCAGAGCAATCCAAGGCCCTCAACAATGGGGAGTGGACAAGAAAGACAGAGGGCATTCTACCAGTGTAACAGGAATCAAAAGAACCCCACTCAGACTGAGGAGAACCCAATACCCTGCCAGCACCTCTCCCAGGGAGGGCCTCTCAGGCCTCTCTCCCAGCCAACCCTTCACATGTGTATCCCTAGCAACGAGAAGTTAAACTCCTCCCCTTCTCAGTTCTGCGGAAACTCTAAATAAGCCAGCCTCTGTTTACCGATTCCTATCTGGGGGAGAGGGTGACAACAGGACACCCCAGACTCAGGAGCAGCCCAGTAAACAAAGACTCAAGAGTTCTGTGCTCTTTTACTCGGTCCTGATTGCGGAAGAGTCTTCTCCATCTTGAAAGAACTGAGCTTTCGTTAAAACGTaatttaagactttaaaaaatgaactattaTTGTTTGGGGTGCATGTATGTCACTgcacacatgtagaggccagGGGAAAACTTTGTAAAGTTAGTTCTCTCTACCCACTTTTATGTGGGCTCCACGGATCAAATGAAGGTTGCTAAGCTCATGCGATAAGCATTATCCTCTGATCCATCTCATTGGCCTCCCTTTTAAGCTTTTTATTGTGACTTTGATTGAGTGATGTACCAAGGTAACACTTATCGATCATCTCAAATGCCTTTATCTTTAACAAATATCTTTAACAAATATCTCCATATCAAATTctaaaaactctgagatttctaGAAGGCACCCAAAAGTTCAAGAGACCTATATTTGTATAACTGTATTATTAGTATGTATTCCAAAATGGTGTGAGATTCCTAGAATCAGATACAGCTTGTACGTTTTCAGTCATAATTGTAATGATAATGTTGATTTTGTAAGAAACCCTCAAGAAATACAGTATTTCACTTTATATCCCACACTAGCCTCAAATTTGCAATCCACCTggctcccagtgctaggattaaatcaTCAAGCCTGGCTCCACATCTGCCATAAAATAATATCTAAAATGAATTCTCACAGTGCGGTCCCAAATTACGGAAAGCAGCTCCACTATCAAACGTCAGCAGCAAGGAGCCCTAGGCCTCCCATATACCTCTGCAGCTCTCCATTTATCTGTCAATCACGTCCACAAGATTGCCAATTCAACACGattcacaggctggagagatggcttagcggttaacaGCACTTCCTGGTATCCCAGAGGAcccccaagttcagttcctagaacacACACtgggtgtctcacaaccacctgtaactataGCTAGAGGGATCtgcagccctcttctggcctccatgagctcTGCACTCATGTGGCttacagttacacacacacacacacacacacacacacacgcacacacgcacataaaatgaaaaatagaaataaaaacacaacccAGAGCTCCTGGTTCCCCAGGCacggtggtgtacacctttaatcctagcactctggaggcaggggcaggcagatgcAGATGccgaagttccaggccaggcagggctacatagacacACCCTCGCTATAAAAGGTAAGAAATAACGACCCACAACTCAAACCCCGTGACCCTGAAGCCCCACAAACACAATCATCATTCCTAATTCTTAGAAGAAGCAGGAGCTGTGCCCTGAGGGTTTCTACCACCATCCCCCTCAGAGCTCTTCATTCCCCAGCCTACCTTCCTTCCGCCGAGATCAGTCAGAGAGGCTTTCCGAGAAGAACGGCCGGGCCTTCTGGACCTGCTCCAGTCGATTCAGGATGAACTGGCTCGTGTCGATGAAGCGCTCGACGCAGTTCACCAAACAGACCTCGGCCCGGCTGTCCAGCTTGGGCCCGGGTTTGTCCATGCACTTCTCCCAGCACAGCTCAGTCATGTGATGGGCCAACAGCTGCACCCGCTGCTTCTGCGTCTCCACCTCCACGAAATGCTGCAGCTGCGGGTCTGCAGCGTCCAGGCTGCTCACCGGCAAAGACCAGGAGGCCTCCATGCCAGTGAGCCACAGGGACCGGAAGTGCTCCTGCCAAGGCCCGCCCCCCACGTGCTCTGGACGAGGGACCAGGAACCAGAAGTATCGGATGTATCGTGGGCTGCCTCAGACCCAGCAGGCTGCTCCGCCTGGCTCAGCTTCTCCTAAGTTCACACTATTAGACTCCATGAAGCTTTTAGTGAACAAACGGATGCTTCTATGCAATGCCCGTCAAAATCAGGCTGAATAACTATGAAGAAGACGATGGTTAAATCGATGGAGGACCTGTTTTTGTGACCCTTGGTTTATCCTAAACTCGTGGGCTTACATTCCCGAAGATAAAATTTGACTGGACTTTGAATTTTGAAGAAACAAAGAGGGCACTCTCTCTTCATCCATGGAAGCCCTACAGAGGGCACTTAATGCTGACTGGACCCAATTCTACCAGGTCCTCATTGATGGCAATGTCTCCATCCATTTTCAACCATGGACCAACCATACCGTCGTCATCCTCACCTTGACTCCTCGGCTTTGAGCAGAACATAGGGTCTTTGGGAGTGAGGAGCATTCTCTGGCCTTGTTGGGTCTGTTTTTGTGTGTTCCAGCATTCCAGCATGGGGGCGGAATGAAAAGACATGGCCCCAGGAGTGGACACCGTGAACTTAACACACGTGTATGACTTCAGCTGCCTACACCTGGTGGCACCTACCGTTCACCCCTGGTTTCTTCCCTGTGGAAAATGAGCACTGGACCCTCAGAACTTTAACTCTGAGAAAAGTTTGGTCAAAGATGGAAAGTAAGAAAAATTGAGAGGTGGCTAGAGGGCTGAGCGATGGTTTAGAGTTTAAGATGGTTTAAGAGTTTGACGCTCTTGAAGAGGACTGAAATAGCTCCCAtacccacatggccactcacaacggtctgcaactccagttccagggggttagACACATCTTCTGAGTTCCGTGGGCACCAGGTCTTTGCAAACATACATGTGGGCAAgcacttttggttttttgaaaaacatttttagattaaaaaaaacaaaacaaaacaggaaaatgtCACAGGAATGAGGTCACAAAGTTCTTCAATCTAGAGGACATACAAGACAAGATACCCCAGCTGGACAGGTTTTTGGAGACTTTGATGCCATAATGGTAAGAAATACACTCACCCAAACCCTTTTCTTCTGTAGGCTGGGATGTGTAAGTGATGACCGATGAAACTCTTAGGCTGCTCTCTACCTCCAGTTGCTCTATTTTCCTTCTTGTCCCTTTTAcatgtaatattttatattattttagaaaCTCTATGGATCACAGACTAGCCCTGAACTTGATAGGAAGCCTAGGCTGGGACCAGATTCCCAGTCCTCCACTTCTGTCTCGtggagttctggggttacaggtgaacGCCATCACGCTAGTCAGGGATCAAGAAATCCTACTTTTTATCTTTTCCTCCGTGCGGGTGACGGAACCCAGGGCTTGCACATGCTACTCAAGCACACTGTCATGGAGCCACATGCCCAGCTCTTTCCCCCGCTTAGATCGGTGAAACGGTAAAACCGGGACCCTTTGGGTGCCATTTTGGAACACTTACCCTGGGCAATTAGAATTCATGTTTTCTCTTTGGGTGGCTCTCCTCATTTGGGCTGGAGTAAACGTTTTGTTCTCACTTGGTGTGCCTTGCCTGGACTCTTCAGACTGATGCTCATGTACCTGCATGGGCACAGGTACTTAGCCGTCCCTTTCGTACACATGAACTTGGGTATGTACCTGGCTCATATACACAGTGGCTACTCAGTCAGTGCCTACTGCATGAATAATGAATGTGCACAGGGTGAGGGGCACACCACGACATCTTGCCTTTCTTGGGCTTCTTAGGTGGCACCATTTAACAAGGGCATGAAGGGCATTGCTTAGTGAAGCTTGTGATCTGTGTGACAGTCATCTCCAaaacctgcttcagcttttccTTATGTGCAGCGGAGGGAAGGAAATTTGCagcaaaacagatttaaaaaaaaaaatctagttatcTTTGACAGACCTGGAATTTGGGAGGCAACATTTAGGGTCCCAATTTACATATGGGAAAATTGGGTGTAATGGTCTCTGTCGGTAGGAGGCAAGTTCGGGGGTGTGTTGACATATATTCTAGGGTACGGGAAACCAGAGCGTGTGGGAGGGTACGCCAAGTCGCAGCGAACTGTGCCAGTGCTATTCCAGCCAGGCAGCAGAGCAGCTTGCTGGAGTATTGTGCTTCATTTAGGCTTCGGAGCAAGCCTCTGAAGAAACTGAAAGCAGCCACCCTTCAGTGACCACAGGCTCATAGCTGAGGCGGGATCTTAATCAGTGGCTGTAGGAAGTCCTTTGTTAGCTACTGGTATAGTGGGAAAAACCATTTTCTGtgaaatggaaagaaggaaggggcgGTGGCCAGAGGGCAGCCCAGCCTCTCCCTGCTGGTGAGCAGGCAATTTAATTTGCAAGAGAGGCAGCCCCTGTGAACGGCACCTCTCAGAGTCATGCCTATCTAGGTTACGAATGTGTCTTCCCAGCTCCATTAAGGAGCCTTGCCCAAATCCCACACCCCAGGGAGTCTGGAGCCAGGGCcagctccctctccttttctcccaaaAGCTGAGCATATGTGAGTCTCCAGGCAGCCCTTCATGCTTTACCTGGCCCATTGCTCTCAGTTAGAGCAGAGTAGTGGCTGCTCAGTGCTGATGGCTCAATTGTTAGATACGTGGTCTGAATCTCAGCCTGTGGGGGGCACAGAAATGGAGCTGAAATGAAACAGGCTTCCTGGGCAGACtttcctccctgccccttcctgtcacagccatgtggcatcCTGTGGCAGGGACATTTCCTGGGCTGGTCCCCCGGCTTTtcgtttgttttgtgttttaagcaGGAGTGTAAAGGGAGGAAGCTGTAGAGTCTAGCACCACGAACGGATTCATGTTCTAAAGGGCGGGTGCAAATGGGCACTTTCCCATGTTTCACAGACAGGAGAGCGCCAGGCTGTCTGTTCAACAGGTCTGTGTGGCATCTCTGTGTGTTGATGCCCTTGGTGAGTTAGATAAGTTAGCAGGGACCTTCTTGGGTACCCGAAAGGGCTTTGATCAGATTGCAGACGCCCATCATCACCGTGGCTCTTGGTTCCACCCCTTTCTGCCACTATTGTAGTGCTTTCCTAACCGTGCCCTGCTCTGTAGACTGTGTCATTCCCAGAGTCATGTGCCATTGAGCAAAACCTGCTGCTGTATCCAGAGCGGTTCTCTGCATTGTATTTGGAGGAGACACTTCAGAGGACTACTGGGAGCCGGTTTAGTTCTTCCTGCATGTGACTGTATTATTAATAATCGACTGCCCTGAAGAGAACTATACCTTATTACACCTTGATGGGTCTCAAAGGACAGGTGCTTTTTGTGGGAAGAAAATGACGAGACACTAACTTC is a genomic window of Chionomys nivalis chromosome 12, mChiNiv1.1, whole genome shotgun sequence containing:
- the LOC130885333 gene encoding putative mitochondrial import inner membrane translocase subunit Tim8 A-B, which translates into the protein MEASWSLPVSSLDAADPQLQHFVEVETQKQRVQLLAHHMTELCWEKCMDKPGPKLDSRAEVCLVNCVERFIDTSQFILNRLEQVQKARPFFSESLSD